From Acipenser ruthenus chromosome 2, fAciRut3.2 maternal haplotype, whole genome shotgun sequence, a single genomic window includes:
- the LOC117408854 gene encoding collagen and calcium-binding EGF domain-containing protein 1-like isoform X2 yields MKKCCEGFKFVLGQCIPEDYDVCAGVPCEQQCTDHFGRVLCTCYAGYRYDRDRHRNRESPYCLDIDECATKNETICSQVCINIPGSYRCECEKGYFLEDDGKTCSKGERASHFEKSDNVMKAGTCSATCEEFQQIRQTVLQLKQKIALLPNNADVSKQITSEKMLTSNSYLPGPPGQPGLPGPPGAPGPKGSLGHQGPPGPPGPTGPRGMMGPMGPSPDMSHIKQGRRGPVGPPGAPGKGGTKGERGAPGSTGPPGPPGSFDFLLLMMADIRNDIAELQEKVFGHRTHSSGEEFPLPPQGMRDPQDIIDLGSGEDYRHRATSKNIRRRKSTPH; encoded by the exons at gaAAAAATGCTGTGAAGGTTTTAAATTTGTGCTAGGACAGTGCATCCCTGAAG ATTATGATGTGTGTGCTGGAGTCCCTTGCGAGCAGCAGTGCACTGATCATTTTGGCAGAGTGCTTTGTACCTGCTATGCTGGGTATCGATATGACCGTGATCGGCACAGGAACAGAGAAAGTCCTTACTGCCTCG ATATTGATGAATGTGCCACTAAAAATGAGACTATTTGCTCTCAGGTCTGTATAAACATTCCTGGCAGTTATAGATGTGAATGCGAGAAGGGTTACTTCTTAGAAGATGATGGGAAAACCTGTAGCAAAGGAGAAAGGG CCAGTCACTTTGAAAAGTCGGACAACGTAATGAAAGCAGGAACATGCTCAGCTACATGTGAGGAGTTTCAGCAGATAAGACAGACGGTCCTGCAGCTCAAGCAAAAG ATTGCCTTATTGCCCAACAATGCTGATGTTAGCAAACAGATAACAAGTGAAAAAATGCTCACGTCAAATTCGTATTTGCCTGGTCCTCCTGGACAACCTGGGCTCCCAGGCCCGCCAG GCGCCCCTGGACCTAAAGGGTCTCTTGGACACCAGGGACCACCTGGCCCCCCTGGCCCAACTGGACCCAGAGGAATGATGGGACCTATGGGGCCATCACCCGATATGTCCCACATCAAGCAGGGAAGACGCGGCCCTGTG GGTCCACCTGGAGCTCCTGGAAAAGGTGGCACCAAG GGAGAAAGAGGGGCTCCCGGATCGACAGGACCTCCA GGCCCACCAGGCTCCTTTGACTTCTTGCTGCTGATGATGGCAGACATTAGAAATGACATTGCAGAGCTCCAGGAGAAAGTGTTTGGACACAGAACCCATTCTTCAGGGGAGGAGTTCCCCCTTCCTCCTCAAGGCATGAGAGACCCTCAGGATATAATAGACTTGGGATCGGGAGAAGACTACAGACACAGGGCTACGTCAAAGAATATCAGAAGAAGGAAATCAACCCCACACTGA